CAATATTCAGGCCATGTGGATTTACCGAAATTTCTTCCAAAAAGAATATGGTGCCAGAATCGGGGAAATTGGATTGGTATATTCCCAAGATTCCCATTACTCTATGCCCAAAGGGGCAAACCTCCTCAACCTGACCAATATCATTCTGGATGTCGATCCCGAAACCAGGGAAATCACTAAGGAGTCACTTGAAAGCAAAGTAAATTCCGCCTTAAAGGATGGCATCAAATACTTTATAGTAATTGCCAACCTGAGCACAACGATGTTTGGTTCGGTGGATGATATTGACATGTTGGGGGATTATTTCACCAATATCAATGCTCCATTCAAAATCCATGTAGATGCAGCTTATGGTGGATTTATTTACCCATTTACCAATCCGGTCAGCCGATTTACCTTCCAAAACCCCTATCTGAATTCCATCACAGCCGATGGTCATAAAATGCTTCAGACACCTTATGGAACCGGACTTTTCCTGATCAGAAAAGGCTATTTCGACTACGTCAAAACCGAAGAAGCACAATATATTCCCGGTAAGGATTATACGGTCAGCGGAAGTCGTTCCGGGGCAAATGCCATTTCGATGTGGATGATTTTGCAGATCCATGGTTCAGAAGGCTGGAAATATAGAATGGAAATGCTCTGCGACCAAACAGAAAGAATCTGCAAAAAACTGGAAAAGATGGGCGTGGAATATTTCCGAAATCCCTATCTCAATATCATCGCCATCAAGGCAAAGTATATGTCCAAGGAATTGGCCCATAAATACTATTTGGTCGCAGACAGCTATGAACAAGATGCCAAATGGTATAAAATCGTGGTGATGCCCCATGTCAAGCCCGGAACCATTGACAGGTTTTTGATGGAATTGGAGGGGGAAGTAAGGGGGAGGATGTGATTTGGAGGTGGGCTAAGAATCGAGTGGGTACTAGGCGTTGTTTACAGCTACGCCTATCTATTTCATTGAATTTGCAATTCGATCGCTTCGCCTCACACCATCCCCGCCACCATAAAACCCAAATAGGTCCCCAAGGCATTTCCCAAACTACCGACCAATACTCCCGGTATCAGGAGGTCCGGCCGGTTGAGGCTTTCGGCAGCGGCTAGGGCAGTGGTATTTCCGCCCACATTGGCCTGAGAAGCTACGGCAATCACATCCCAATCCATTTTAAATGCTGCCCCTAGACCGAAGATCACCATGCCATGAACCATGATGATAACAAAAACAAAAAGCATCAAGGTACCTGCAAGGCTGCCTATGCCAGATAGAGCAGTCAGATCACAAAGTGTTCCAATGACGGCCAGAAATATCAAAATAAAAAAGAACCCCAAAGTATGTTTTCCCTGCAAGCGCTTGACAAAATTGAATTGAGCCATAAGCAGGGCTATGGTAGTTAAAGTAATGATTTCCGGGACTTGGGGGAAATAGTAGGCTGTCAATTTGGAAATACCCATTCCCAGCAAACCCATACCCAAGATCAGGGAAAGCGAAAAAATGGAGATATTTTCCTGGCTTTTGACCTTAGCGGCAGATTTGGCAGAATCAAGTTTTTTTCTTGGAAAATACCGCTGCAGGTATTTGGGCAAAATCAGGGTGGCAATGATCCATGGTGTGCCTAGAAGATTGTCAACCACCGTAGTAGCTGCAAACAAAACCCCGCTTTCATTGACCTGGTAATGCAAAGCCACGGCATTGAAATTGATACTGCCTCCGATATATGTCCCGGTAAACATTCCCGCCACAGCATGTGCCAACGGACCGATTTCTGCGGCAGGATTTACCAAAAACCAGGCAACAAAAACCCCTACTAAGGTCCCTATTGTTCCCAAACCAAACATCAGTAGGATGGGAAGACCTGCATTTTTGAGGCTTTTGAGGTCTACCTCCAACAGCGCAATGAAAATTCCCAAAGGGGCGATATAGACAAATACGCCTGTATAAACCGGATGATCTGATGTAGCTGTAGGGATGATTCCCAAATTGGAAATAACCGCACAGATGAGAATGGCGAGAATCGGAGTCCCTATTGTTTTCCAACCCCGAAACCTGTTCAGCCAACTGGCAAAAAATACGGCCAAACAAAGCATGGCCGAAACATATACAGGATCCTGATTCCAGAGCATCCTGAAAAATAGGTAAAAAATTATCATTCTGATAGTCAAATCGATAAGATTTTCCTTTTCTTAAATAAACTTAATTTCTTTTGATAAAATGGTAATCTTATTTTAATATTTATATATTATTCCCAACTATCACACAGTAACATTTTAACCTATGCCAAGAGCTAAATCCGATAAAGACCGAAAAATTTTTGTGTTGGATACCTCAGTCATCCTTTATGCACATAATTCCATCATGAACTTCGCGGAACATGATGTAGTCATCCCGATTACGGTATTGGAAGAGCTCGATCAGTTTAAAAAGGGCAACGATACCAAGAATTTTGAAGCCAGGGAGTTTATCCGTTTGTTGGATAAATTGTCCAA
This window of the Aquiflexum balticum DSM 16537 genome carries:
- a CDS encoding pyridoxal-dependent decarboxylase, encoding MYWKKQTHEQLKESIFKALEQNLDYRGDHPILGVPGTYLDTMEFYPDAPFLKDAPFMSAMVRNPNHIGVHTLSDKSVLEVFKGTQQIEKDLIKLVAEEIFNGDSNQQDGYVATGGTEANIQAMWIYRNFFQKEYGARIGEIGLVYSQDSHYSMPKGANLLNLTNIILDVDPETREITKESLESKVNSALKDGIKYFIVIANLSTTMFGSVDDIDMLGDYFTNINAPFKIHVDAAYGGFIYPFTNPVSRFTFQNPYLNSITADGHKMLQTPYGTGLFLIRKGYFDYVKTEEAQYIPGKDYTVSGSRSGANAISMWMILQIHGSEGWKYRMEMLCDQTERICKKLEKMGVEYFRNPYLNIIAIKAKYMSKELAHKYYLVADSYEQDAKWYKIVVMPHVKPGTIDRFLMELEGEVRGRM
- a CDS encoding DUF819 family protein — translated: MLWNQDPVYVSAMLCLAVFFASWLNRFRGWKTIGTPILAILICAVISNLGIIPTATSDHPVYTGVFVYIAPLGIFIALLEVDLKSLKNAGLPILLMFGLGTIGTLVGVFVAWFLVNPAAEIGPLAHAVAGMFTGTYIGGSINFNAVALHYQVNESGVLFAATTVVDNLLGTPWIIATLILPKYLQRYFPRKKLDSAKSAAKVKSQENISIFSLSLILGMGLLGMGISKLTAYYFPQVPEIITLTTIALLMAQFNFVKRLQGKHTLGFFFILIFLAVIGTLCDLTALSGIGSLAGTLMLFVFVIIMVHGMVIFGLGAAFKMDWDVIAVASQANVGGNTTALAAAESLNRPDLLIPGVLVGSLGNALGTYLGFMVAGMV